CGCCGAGTTGAGCCGCCTGCAGCGCGACGTGCTCGCGGGCATCTACCACCCGAGCGACCCCGAGAGCGTGCAGGCCGCGGTCGCCGCCGACCTGTTGGGTCCGCTGCCGTGACCCGGGTGCGCGAGCGCGACATCGAGCTCGCCGACGGGCGCACACTGCACGCCTACGTCACGGGGCGACGGCGTTCGGGTCGCCTGCCGATCATCTGGCATCACGGCACGCCGAACACGGGGGCGCCGCCCGAGCCGCTGATGCGCGCGGCGAAGAAGGCGGGGCTTCGCTGGGTGTCGTTCGACCGCCCCGGCTACGGCGGGTCGAGCCGGCACGAGGGGCGCACGGTGGGGTCGATCGCTGCCGACGACGGCATCGACTTCACCGGTCGCGACTGGGCGGCGCTCGCCGGAGAGTGGGGCTGGCTCGGCACGGTCGCCGCGGCCGGCGTCGCCACCGGCCTCGACGGACCCATCGACGACGACCTCGCCTACGTGGCGCCCTGGCGCGTCGACCTCACACGCATCACGGCCCCGACGCTGCTCGCCCACGGCGTGAACGACCGCGTGGTGCCGATCGCGCATGCACGCTGGCTCGCCGACGCCCTGCCGAACGCGACACTGTGGGAGGTGCCTGGCGAAGGGCACATCTCGGCCCTCGCCGACGACGACCACGGCGCCGCGGCGGCGGTGCGCTGGGTCGCCAATGTGGTTGGCTACTGAGATGCCCTCAACCACAGGCCATCGCGCGTGGCGCTACGCCGTGCTCGTCCTCGCCCTAGGGCAGCCCATCTCGTCGCTGCTCTTCGACCTGCTGTCGGACGAGATGATGGAGTCGGGGCCCGAGTTCTCCCCGCTGATCCCGCCGGGGCCGTGGTTCGCGATCTGGGGCCTCATCATCGTGGCGAGTATCGCGTGGGCGATCGCGCAGGTGCGTCCGTCGACGATCCGGCCGGCCACGAGCATCCGCGATCGGCTGGCGGCCCCGCTGGCCGTCGTGTTTGCCGGGTTTGCCCTGTGGCTCGCGACCGCCGCTTTCGGCCAGGACAACCCGCTCGGACTCGTTGTGTTCGTCATCTACCTCGTGGCGTTCGTCGTCGCGTGGCGCCGAGTGGTCGCCGCCCGCGACGAGATCGCGAGCTGGAACGTCGTCGAGCGCGGCCTGCTGTACCTGACGATGGGCGTGTATTCGGGCTGGGTGTCGATGGCGTTCTTCGTGCAGATCGGCACGGTCGTGCAGGGCGCGGGCGCCCCGTACGACACCGAGTGGGGCATCACCTGGCAGGCGCTCGTTCTCGCCGCGGCCGCTGGCCTCGCCGTGCTCTTCGCCGTCGTGTCGCGCGGCTCGATCGTCTACGCGCTCACCGTCACGTACGCGCTGATCGGTGTGGGCATCAGCACGGCGGATGCTGGGCTCACCCCGCTCTGGATTCTCGCGATCGTCGCCGTCAGCGTTCTGTGGGCGTCGACGCTCATCATCCGCGTCGTCGATGCTCGGCGCCGGATGGGACTCACCCGAACGCGGTCGTGACCACGTTGCGCAGCTGATCGAAGTCGACTCCCACGTCGGGGCGCCACGACCAGAAGCGGTTCGACAGCAATACGACGGCGACGCCGGCGGCGGGCGAGACCCAGAGCTGCGTCGATGTCCAGCCCTCGTGCCCGTACCAGCTGTGGTCGATGAGGCCCGGGCGCTTCGGCAGGTTGAATGCGAGGCCGAAGTCTTCGTGCACCTTGATGGGGTCGGGGTCGATCACGTAGAGGCCCGCGGTGCGCGGGCGGCGCATCGCCTCGACCGTGGCGGGCCGCACCGCCGCGCCGTCGCCGCGCAGCAGCGACTCGCCGATCGCGAGCAGGTCGTGCACGGTCGCGACGGCCCCGGCTGCCGGGTGCTTCAGCGTCATTAGGCTCTCGTGGTCGTGCTGCACCACGTCGGCGTCGTGCACGGGCCGGGCGCCCTCGTCGTCGAACGACAGTGTCGTCGCGCCGGCGTCACGCGCGAGCCGCTCGATCTGCGCGGTGAAGGGTTCGTCGGTGACGGCCTCAACCATCGCGGCGATGCCCTCCCACGCGATGTTGTTGTAGCGCCGGGCGGTGCCGGGCACGAACTCCAACGGTGCGCGCCGCAGCGCCTCGCGCAACGATGACGGACTGCCGAGCACGACGTCGCTGAGGCCGGACGTGTGACTGAGCAGTTGCCCGAGCGTGACCTGCGGCGTCGCCACGCCCGGCACGAGCGAGCCGAGCGTCTGATCGACCGTGAGCAACCCCCGCTCGACGGCCCGCATCGCGGCGAGGCCGCTCAGCGGCTTCGTCACCGAATACAGGCAGTACCGCGAATCGGGATGCGCGTCACCGGCCGCGTCGGACCCCGCGGCCGCGATGTCCACGACACCGTCGGCGGTCGCGATGCCGATGACCGCGGTCGGAAGCTGGCCGGCGGTGACGCGGGCGCGCATCCAATCGATGGCGGGGGTGGCGAGGTCAGACACGGGCGCTCCTTCGAAGCCGGTGGATGTAGTTCCAGCCTAAATACCGGCGCGCTAGAAGAGAGTCGCGTCCTGAGGTGCGGGGGGCACGTCGTCCCGTGTCAGAAGCTCGAAGAGCCGATGATTGATGAAAATCCGGTGTTTCCCGAGCTTCACGCTGCTGAGAACCTGCGCGTCCACCAAGATCTGTAGCCACTTCGTTGCCGTCGGACGTGAGACATCGCATCGGGTAATGACATCCTGAATTCGGCAGAACGGTTGCTCGAACAAGACATCGAGAAGGTCCGCGTTCGCACCCGAGGACAGTGCGCCGCGCATCGTCTCTTGCGTAGCCGCCTGCAGCGTCCGGATTCCATCAATCTTGTGGATCGTGGACTCCGCCATTTCTCGGATGCCTCGCAGAAAGAAGACTACCCAGTCTTCCCATAGAGCCGAGGCCGTCACCTCCTTGAGGAGCCGGTAGTACTCGTCCTTCTCGCGAATGATGTACCGAGAGAGGTAAAGGATCGGCGAGGACAGCAGGCCTCGATCGATGAGTTGCAGAATGGCAATAACACGACCTGTGCGCCCGTTCCCATCGGCGAACGGGTGGATCGCCTCGAACTGATAGTGGCTAAGGGCAATGTTGACGAGCGGGTCAAGAACGCGCTCACTACTGGCGAACCTTTCCCAGTCACTGAGCTTGTCAAGAATTGTGAGCCGCCCGTCAGGCGGCGTGTACACCGCGGTCCGGGTGGATGGATTCCCGATGAAGGTTCCAGGCAGAGATCGAATCGCCATCTCCTTGCCCTGAATAATCGAGCAGACCTGCGTCACGGTGGCGATGGACAGGCCTCGGGCACGAACCAGATCAACGCCGCCGGTCAGCGCTTCCCGATAGCGCAACGTCTCCTTTGTTTCGGGCCGCGTGGCAAGGCCCTCGTCAGCTGCCGCCGCGAACAGCTCGTCCGCGGTCGTAACGATGTTCTCGATCTCCGAGCTGGCCTGCGCCTCGAGGAGAGGCAGGGCGTTGAGAAGGACAGCGGGGTTCGGGATCCGCTGAGCCGCCTGGTTCAAGGCGGCAAGCGCGGCGCGGGCTTCAATCGTGCTCTTGAGAACCCGTTTCGTCTCGACATCTAGTGGCGGGGGGAGTGGAGCAAGGGCGTTGTACGGAACGTTTGGATCCCACGTCATGTGCAAAAACTACACGACTACGTAAGTGTCATGTAAAAAAAAGAACAGATTCTTTACATGAATCAACAACGTGTAAACCTGGTTGACGTACCTACTTCGCGGCGAGGTGCGGGTGGTGCGCCTCGACCACATTCGGGTGCGCGCGCACGCGGCTCTTCAACCAGTTACGGCCGAATACGGCGTGAATGGGGTTCTTCGGGTCGAGCGTGACGCCGCGGGCCTCGCTTGCGAGCTCAGCCGGAAGCTCGATGTGCGGGATCTCGGCGTCGAGCGCCGGTCCGTGGAAGTAGGGGATCGAGATGCGCTCGTCGCCCTCGGCCGGCGAGATGACGCGGTGCAGGGTGGCCTTGAGGTAGCCGTCCGTGGCGACCTCGAGCAGCTCGCCGATGTTGACGACGAACGCGCCCTCGACGGGCGGGGCGTCGATCCACTCGCCATCCTTCTCGACCTGCAGCCCGCCCTTGCCCTCTTCGACGTAGAGGAGGGTGAGCACGCCGAGGTCTTTGTGCGCGCCGACGCCCTGCTCGGGGGTCGGGCCCGACTTGCCGGGGTAGCGCACGATCTTCATGTTGGGGCTGGGGCGCTCGCCGAAGGCGGCGTCGAAGTGGTCGGCCGGGGCGCCGAGAGCCTCCGCCCAGGCGCTCAGCAGGCGCGCGCCGATGCCGTTGAGCCGGTCGATCCAGGCGAGCACGGCGGTCTTCAGCTCGGGCAGTGCGTCAGGCCACAGGTTCGGGCCGTCGAGCACCCAGTAATCCTCGATGCCCTCGCCCGTCGGAACCGCCTCGCGCTCGGCGCCGATGTCGATCTGCTCGCGCCAGTCCTGCTTGCCGAGGGTCAACTCGCCGCCGACGCGGGTGTAGCCCCGGAAGTGCGGGCTCAGCGTGTTCTCGATGGCAAGCTTCTCGTCCTCCGGCAGCGCGAAGAAGCGCTTCGACAGGTCGATCATCTCGGCGAACTGCGCGTCGGTGACGCCGTGGCCGACGAGGTAGAAGAAGCCCACCTCGTGGGTGGCGCGGCGCAGCTCGTCGCGGAAGCGCTGCTGGTCGGCGGCGTCGCCGTCGAGGAGGGACATGTCAACGATGGGGAGGCTGGCGGAGGTCATGAGTTCAATCCTTATGCATGAAGTTGGGGGTTGTCGACGCGGGCACAGCCGCGGGTGCGCAGAGCGCGAGAGGGAGAGCTAACGAGGAGGAAGCGTTAGCGACAACAACAACGACACGAGGTGCGGATGCTCATGATGCGATCACCGTATCCGCGCAGTTTTCTGCCCAGCCACGTTTGTTACGCCGTATGACGGGATGCCCGGGACGGCCCCGCCGCGGCGACCACCACAGCGCCGCGACGGGGCCTCGTGAACCGGGCACGAGCATCCCGGTGGTGTGATCAGCGGAGCGGCACCAGCCGCTGCAGCTGGGTGACGTGGTCGGGCGTGAGCTCCTCGAGCGAGGTCACCCCGAGCAGCTTCATGGTGCGGACGATCTCACCGCGCAGGATCTCGATGGCCCGGTCGACACCCGCTCGGCCACCGGCCATGAGCCCGTAGAGGTAGGCGCGACCGATCAACGTGAAGCGCGCCCCAAGCGCAACCGACGCGACGATGTCGGCGCCCGACATGATGCCCGTGTCGATGTGCACCTCGGTGTGGTGTCCGACCTCGCGGGCCACCTCAGGCAGTAGGTGGAAGGGAATCGGGGCGCGGTCGAGCTGGCGGCCGCCGTGGTTCGACAGCGTGATGCCGTCGACGCCAAGGTCGGTGAGCTTCTTCGCGTCGTCGAGGGTTTGCACGCCCTTGACGACGAGTTTGCCGGGCCACTGCTCCTTGATCCAGGCGAGGTCGTCGTAGGTGACGGTGGGGTCGAACATGAAGTCGAGCAGCTCGGCGACCGTGCCGTCCCAGCTCGACAGGCTCGCGAAGGCGAGCGGCTCGGTGGTCAGGAAGTCCCACCACCACCACGGGCGGGGGATTGCGTTCACGATCGTGCCGACCGTCAGTGCCGGAGGAATCGAGAAGCCGTTGCGCTTGTCGCGCAGCCGCGCTCCGGCGACCGGGACGTCGACGGTGACCAGCAGGGTGTCGAAGCCGGCCGCGGCCGCGCGGTCGACGAGCTGCATCGATTTCTCGCGGTCCTTCCACATGTAGAGCTGGAACCAGTTGCGGCCCTCGGGCGCCGCATCGCGCACGCCCTCGATGCTGGTTGTGCCCATCGTCGACAACGAGAAGGGGATGCCCGCGGCGGCGGCTGCGGATGCCCCCGCGACCTCGCCCTCGGTCTGCATCATGCGGGTGAAACCCGTCGGGGCGATGCCGAACGGCAGCTCGGCGCGCTTTCCGAGCACGTCCCACCCGGTGTCGACGTGGCTCACGTCGCGGAGGATTGCGGGGTGAAACTCGATGTCTTGGAACGCCTGGCGCGCGCGGGCGAGGCTCAGCTCGGCCTCGGCGGCACCCTCCGTGTAGTCGAAGGGCGCCTTCGGGGTGCGACGCTGCGCGATCGCGCGAAGGTCAGCGATGGTGAGTGCAGCATCCAGTCGGCGCTTCTTCGCATTCAGCGTGGGGGTCTTGACCTTCATGAGCGGCGCGAGCTCGCTCGGCCGGGGGAAGCGGCGCTTAACCATCGGTCGGTCCTTCGGTGGAGTGGGTGGTGGCGGGATGGGTTGCG
The sequence above is a segment of the Microcella alkaliphila genome. Coding sequences within it:
- a CDS encoding Fic family protein, with translation MTWDPNVPYNALAPLPPPLDVETKRVLKSTIEARAALAALNQAAQRIPNPAVLLNALPLLEAQASSEIENIVTTADELFAAAADEGLATRPETKETLRYREALTGGVDLVRARGLSIATVTQVCSIIQGKEMAIRSLPGTFIGNPSTRTAVYTPPDGRLTILDKLSDWERFASSERVLDPLVNIALSHYQFEAIHPFADGNGRTGRVIAILQLIDRGLLSSPILYLSRYIIREKDEYYRLLKEVTASALWEDWVVFFLRGIREMAESTIHKIDGIRTLQAATQETMRGALSSGANADLLDVLFEQPFCRIQDVITRCDVSRPTATKWLQILVDAQVLSSVKLGKHRIFINHRLFELLTRDDVPPAPQDATLF
- a CDS encoding isopenicillin N synthase family dioxygenase, with product MTSASLPIVDMSLLDGDAADQQRFRDELRRATHEVGFFYLVGHGVTDAQFAEMIDLSKRFFALPEDEKLAIENTLSPHFRGYTRVGGELTLGKQDWREQIDIGAEREAVPTGEGIEDYWVLDGPNLWPDALPELKTAVLAWIDRLNGIGARLLSAWAEALGAPADHFDAAFGERPSPNMKIVRYPGKSGPTPEQGVGAHKDLGVLTLLYVEEGKGGLQVEKDGEWIDAPPVEGAFVVNIGELLEVATDGYLKATLHRVISPAEGDERISIPYFHGPALDAEIPHIELPAELASEARGVTLDPKNPIHAVFGRNWLKSRVRAHPNVVEAHHPHLAAK
- a CDS encoding alpha-hydroxy acid oxidase; its protein translation is MVKRRFPRPSELAPLMKVKTPTLNAKKRRLDAALTIADLRAIAQRRTPKAPFDYTEGAAEAELSLARARQAFQDIEFHPAILRDVSHVDTGWDVLGKRAELPFGIAPTGFTRMMQTEGEVAGASAAAAAGIPFSLSTMGTTSIEGVRDAAPEGRNWFQLYMWKDREKSMQLVDRAAAAGFDTLLVTVDVPVAGARLRDKRNGFSIPPALTVGTIVNAIPRPWWWWDFLTTEPLAFASLSSWDGTVAELLDFMFDPTVTYDDLAWIKEQWPGKLVVKGVQTLDDAKKLTDLGVDGITLSNHGGRQLDRAPIPFHLLPEVAREVGHHTEVHIDTGIMSGADIVASVALGARFTLIGRAYLYGLMAGGRAGVDRAIEILRGEIVRTMKLLGVTSLEELTPDHVTQLQRLVPLR
- a CDS encoding serine hydrolase domain-containing protein, which gives rise to MSDLATPAIDWMRARVTAGQLPTAVIGIATADGVVDIAAAGSDAAGDAHPDSRYCLYSVTKPLSGLAAMRAVERGLLTVDQTLGSLVPGVATPQVTLGQLLSHTSGLSDVVLGSPSSLREALRRAPLEFVPGTARRYNNIAWEGIAAMVEAVTDEPFTAQIERLARDAGATTLSFDDEGARPVHDADVVQHDHESLMTLKHPAAGAVATVHDLLAIGESLLRGDGAAVRPATVEAMRRPRTAGLYVIDPDPIKVHEDFGLAFNLPKRPGLIDHSWYGHEGWTSTQLWVSPAAGVAVVLLSNRFWSWRPDVGVDFDQLRNVVTTAFG
- a CDS encoding alpha/beta fold hydrolase, whose protein sequence is MTRVRERDIELADGRTLHAYVTGRRRSGRLPIIWHHGTPNTGAPPEPLMRAAKKAGLRWVSFDRPGYGGSSRHEGRTVGSIAADDGIDFTGRDWAALAGEWGWLGTVAAAGVATGLDGPIDDDLAYVAPWRVDLTRITAPTLLAHGVNDRVVPIAHARWLADALPNATLWEVPGEGHISALADDDHGAAAAVRWVANVVGY